One Capsicum annuum cultivar UCD-10X-F1 chromosome 2, UCD10Xv1.1, whole genome shotgun sequence genomic window carries:
- the LOC107858723 gene encoding probable UDP-arabinopyranose mutase 1: MASVALKDELDIVIPTIRNLDFLEMWRPFFQPYHLIIVQDGDPSKTIKVPDGFDYELYNRNDINKILGPRSSCISFKDSACRCFGYMVSKKKYIYTIDDDCFVAKDPTGKDINALEQHIKNLLCPSTPHFFNTLYDPFRDGADFVRGYPFSLREGIPTAVSHGLWLNIPDYDAPTQLVKPLERNTRYVDMVLTIPKGTLFPMCGMNLAFDRELIGPAMYFGLMGDGQPIGRYDDMWAGWCCKVICDHLGLGIKTGLPYIYHSKASNPFVNLKKEYLGIFWQEEIIPFFQSHTFSKDCTTVQKCYVELSKQVKEKLGKVDPYFVKLADAMVTWIEAWDMLNPAKA; encoded by the exons ATGGCTTCTGTTGCTTTGAAAGATGAACTAGATATAGTGATACCAACAATTAGAAACTTGGATTTCTTGGAAATGTGGAGGCCTTTCTTTCAACCATACCATCTTATCATTGTTCAAGATGGTGATCCTTCAAAGACCATTAAGGTCCCCGATGGTTTTGATTATGAACTTTATAACCGCAATGATATTAACAAGATCTTGGGTCCTAGGTCCTCTTGCATTTCCTTCAAGGATTCTGCTTGCCGTTGCTTTGGTTACATGGTTTCTAAGAAAAAGTATATTTACACTATTGATGATGATTGCTTT GTTGCAAAGGACCCGACAGGAAAAGACATCAATGCATTGGAGCAACACATAAAGAACCTATTGTGTCCATCTACTCCccatttcttcaacactctttacGACCCATTTAGGGATGGCGCTGATTTTGTGCGTGGATACCCTTTTAGCCTCCGAGAGGGCATCCCGACCGCGGTCTCCCATGGCCTCTGGCTCAACATCCCTGATTATGATGCACCTACACAGCTTGTCAAGCCTCTCGAGCGGAATACCAG GTATGTTGATATGGTGTTGACAATCCCAAAGGGTACCCTCTTCCCAATGTGTGGTATGAATCTGGCATTTGACCGTGAGCTTATAGGCCCAGCAATGTACTTTGGACTCATGGGAGATGGTCAGCCCATTGGTCGTTATGATGATATGTGGGCTGGTTGGTGCTGCAAG GTAATTTGTGATCATTTGGGATTGGGAATCAAGACTGGATTACCCTACATCTATCACAGCAAGGCTAGCAATCCATTTGTGAACTTAAAGAAGGAATACCTTGGCATTTTCTGGCAAGAAGAAATCATTCCCTTCTTCCAGTCACATACTTTCTCCAAAGACTGTACTACTGTGCAAAAATGTTACGTGGAATTGTCCAAGCAGGTCAAAGAAAAGCTTGGTAAAGTTGATCCCTATTTTGTGAAGCTTGCAGATGCGATGGTCACATGGATTGAAGCTTGGGATATGCTCAACCCTGCTAAAGCCTAA